The segment CAATAAGCGGGAAAGCTATCTCTCAGATTTATCAAGGAGATAGAGTGTATGATATTACTTGTAAATACAAAGAAGATGCACGAGATACTCCTGAAAAGATTGCGGGGTTAATGCTCACCTCTACCACGGGGGCAAAGATTCCTCTTTCGCAGGTAGCCGATATCAAACTCAGTACTGGAGAAAGTACCATTACCAGAGAGATGAACAAACGTCATCTTACCGTAAAACTTAATTTAAGAGGAAGAGATTTGTCTTCTTTCCTCCGAGAGGCTCAGAGAAGTATTGAGCAGAAGGTGGAATACGATCATAGTAATTATCATGTGAAGTGGGGTGGTCAGTTTGAAAACCAACATAGAGCTTATTCTCGATTGGCTGTTATCGTACCACTTGCTTTGGCTTTGATGTTCTTCTTGCTCTATGTAGCATTTGGTAAATTCCGTCAGGCTGGCTTAGTACTTTGTATTGTACCCCTCGCTTTGTTTGGAGGTATGCTAGCCTTGAATATTCGTGGAATGACCTTGAATGTATCGTCTGCCGTAGGCTTTATAGCTCTCTTTGGGGTAGCCATACAAAATGGAGTGATTATGGTATCGCATATTAACGACTTGCGCAAGAGTGGTGAAACACTTTACGAGGCTGTTACCGATGGGGCCAGACATCGTTTCCGTCCCGTGTTAATGACTGCTACAGTGGCTATATTGGGATTGTTCCCCGCATCTATGGCTACAGGTATCGGTTCGGATGTGCAACGTCCACTAGCTACTGTGATTGTTTATGGGCTGATGTTTTCTACAGTGATAACGCTATTTGCTCTACCTGTACTTTACTATCTGGTAGAACGCAAATATGATAATGAAAGTAATATTGAAAAAACGAAGAGTAATGAGACTGTATAAATGGATATATATAATAGGTATAGTGTTGGGTTGTTCTCATACTGCTTTTTCACAGCATATAGAGAATTTAGAGCTATCGCCTCTACACTATTCTACTTATCTAAAAGAGGTAGGAGATAAAAACCTACATCTTTTAGCCGAGAAGTATAATATTGATATTGCTAAGGCTGAGATTGCTGCATCACGTGTAATGCCCGATCCTGAATTATCTTTTGAGGGAGAACACGATAATTTTACGGTCGAACTAGGTTATACTTTGGAGCTGGGAAAACGGAAAGCGAGAATCAGAAATGCGAAGACAGAAAGTGAATTAGTGGCTTTAGAGCTTGAAGCCTATTTCCAAGAATTACGTGCTGAGGCTACTCATGCATTCCTCGATGCCATTTTGCAAAGAGATTTGCTAGAGGTAAAGAAGAACTCGTACAATACGATGTTGAATTTGCATCGCTCTGATAGTATTCGTTATCGACTAGGTGAAATAACACTCAATGATGCTCGTCAGTCAAAAGTGGAGGCTGCTACCTTACTGAATGAAGTATTTGAGCAAGAGGCTGCTTACAAATCGGCTTTAATCTTGCTCAATAAATACAGAGGTAAGAAAGCATCCGAAATGGAATCTCCCATAGGAGATATGAGCCAGCTTGAACGCTCTTATGAGTTGTCCCAACTGATGCTTATTGCTCTAGACCAGCGGATAGATGTATTGGTAGCAAGTAAAGGCATTCAAGCTGCACAAAGTAGATTGCGTTTGGCTAAGGCTGAGCGACGTACCGACTTGGGTTTGATGGTGGGGTATAGCAGAGATTGGCACGGTATGTGGCCCAATCGAAACTCTGTAAAAGCAGGAGTATCTATTCCTCTAAAGTTTTCTAATACGAATAAAGGAGTAGTACGATCGTCGAAACTGATAGTGCAGCAAAATCAAATGATAAGAGAAAGCAAAGAAATGGATGCTCAAGTAGAAGTGTCTCAGGCTTTCTTTGAGTACGAAGCCGCTCAAAAGCAAGTGGGGCAGTATATCAATGGATTACTTGCTGAGGCAGAAGAAGTGCTTAAAGGGATGATCTATCGTTATAAACGAGGTGAGACAAGCATTCTCGATGTGTTAATAGCCCAGCGAACTTATAATGAAGTTCAGGAGCAATACTTTATGGTGATGAAAGCGTATGCCTCTGCACTAGTTAATCTTGAATATACTTGTGGAATATGGGATATTCAGTTTTAAATTAAATCCTTCTCAATCTTTATATTTGTAGGGTGGGGTACAGATTCAGTTCTGTACCCCACCTTTTTCTAAATCTTTTTTGACATAAAAGGAACTTTTTGAGAGTTCCCATTGTTAAAGGAAAACTAGAACTTAAATATCTAGACTTTTTCTGTTATTAAGTTTGAATTTGTTACTTATGAGACTAGTTGATCATTTGATTGAACGAAGCCCATATGAACGCATCTTTCATGCCGTTATGTATGAAGTAGTAGGGATTATTACCAGTGCCCCTATTATTGCTCTCTTCTCAGGAAAAAATTTATCAGAATCTGGAATTATTGCTTTAATCGTATCCATAGTTGCTACTATTTGGAATTATGTTTACAACTATCTATATGATAAATTGAGAAAGCAGTATCATTTTAGAAAGTCTGCTGCCGTGCGAGTTATTCATGGTGCAGGGTTTGAGGTTGGACTTGTATTTATATCCGTACCTATTATTTCACTCACTATGGGTCTCACTTTATGGGATGCTTTTAAATTGGAGTTTGCTATGTTGCTCTACTTTTTCCCTTATACCATTGTGTATAATTGGATTTATGATAAGATAAAATCTTATGCTATTGCAAGATTAGTTTAAACTGTTTACATTATTTCAAAATATTGAAGGCAATGCTATCTTTAAGATATGGCATTGCCTTTTTTAGTTTACGTATTGATTTACTGCTGTATAACATGTTAAAGAATCTCTCAAGATCTATGGCTTTCCATAAATATTTTTCTACTTTTATAGTAGAAGTTAAAAGGTAATTAGTGTTTGAAGTCCTATTAAAACTGTCGTTTTTTCTGTGTTTGCTTAAAATTAAAGTGTTGGCTTCAAGCTTTTACCTACCACTAATTTGCCAATGCCATTTGGCATAACTTCTAAAGGTTTATTATTGTTTTATATGTGTATGTGAAGAGGGTGTTTTGAGTTTATTCTAATTTCTCAAAACACCCCCTTTCTTTTTTACTATCCTTTTATTTTGCCTCCATCATTATCTGATTTTTAATGCTCCATGTTGCGAGAATTTCTATCTAAGAATATGACTTTTTTTATCTTTTTTGATAAATATGATTTTTGAGTTTAACACTCTAATTTACTGCTGTATAATAGTGAGATTGAAAAGTTATCGATTCATCATGACACCGACATGATAGTAACATGTCGGTGTTAAAGCGTGCTCATGTCGGTGTTAAGACATTTCTCTATCGGCATGATGTAAATAGTATAAGTTTATCTTTTTTATCCTGATAAGGTAGGCGAATTTATTCATCAAGAAGCAGCTGAGTCGGTATTCTTTTGGTATAAAATTCAAGTAGTAAATAATGATTGACGCTAAAGAATGAAATTATGTTTCTTGCTATCTCTTAGGAATCAAAAGTAGCTCTAGTTATTATCCTTTTTTTAGGAATATAAGTGCTTTAAATGAGTCTTTTAGCACAAAATATGTTCTTAACTATGTTTTATAGTTAGAAAGAACTATAAATATTAGTTTATTAATAATATAATTACGTTATTGTAATCAGTAATGATAAAATAAGAGTATAAAACAGATAGAATTATGAGTAAGATACAACGATTAACTGCACGAGAAGAAGAAATTATGGAAGTGTTTTGGAGTCATGGTGAGATGTTTGTGAAAGACATCTTAAAGATTCACCCCGAACCAAAACCTCATTTTAATACTTTATCTACTATCGTAAGAGGACTAGAAGAGAAAGGATTTCTTTCTCATCACTCTTTGGGTAATACTTATCAATACTATGCCCTAATTTCTGCAGAAGAGTATAGTAGTGGATGTTTAAAAGGAGTAGTTTCTAAATATTTCAAAAACTCTGCTTTGAGTGCTGTTTCTACTTTGGTGAAAGAAGAAGATATCAGTGTAGAAGATTTGAAGAAACTGATCAACTTAGTAGAGCAACAGAAGAAGTAAAAGTTTCAATTTTAAATCTTGTCAAAATAAAAGTATGATGACTATTTTAACCTACCTTTTTCAATCGAGTATTTGCCTAGGCATCTTTTATGTCTTTTACAAGTGGCTTTTCAGTAAAGAAACTTTTTATACACTTAATCGTGCTATTTTATGGAGTATGTTGATTCTCTCTTTTACTTTACCTCTAATCCCTTGGGATAGCTTCTTTACGATTTCGGGGATGGTGCAATCTTCCCTCTTCAATGAGGTGGTTTATTCTATCCGTTTAGATGAGTTGATCATTTCTGCCGAACAGACTACAAGTATTAACTGGTTGGATTGGTTGGTAGGCGTGTATTTATTGGGTCTGACATTCATCTTGCTACGTTTAGGAGTTGGATGGCTGGGTCTAAGTAAATTCATTAAACAGGGTAAGAAAAGAGTTCAAACAGATGGTACAAAGTTGATTACTCATACTGAAAGTACTCAAGGTCCATTTAGCTGGATGTCTTACATTGTATTGAGTGAGGATGATTTAGCTAATTGTGGAGAAGAAATACTGATGCACGAGAAAGCACATATTCATTATATGCATTCATGGGATATGCTAATACTGAATCTTATATTGATGGTACAATGGTTTAATCCAGCAGCTTGGCTTTTTAAGCGTGAGTTGGAGATAGTTCATGAATATCAAGCTGATGCTTTCGTACTTAAACACGGCATAAACGCACAAAAATATCAATTATTATTAATCAAGAAGTCTGTGGGTGACTACATGTTTAATTTGGCCAACAGTTTTAACCACAGTCATCTTACTAAAAGAATCAATATGATGTTACAAAAAGAATCTAGTAAATGGGCAAAGCTCAAGTTGATTTCTCTATTGCCATTAGGCTTCTTGTTGATACTCGGAATAGGAATTAATAGTTCATGTACTGAAGCATCAGCACTAAGAGATAGTTCTGATGTTCAAGCTGATACCAAAGAATTACCTCAAGTTACTCCAAGTAGTCAAAAAGGAGAAGTGTTTGTAGTGGTAGAAGTTATGCCTGAGTATCCTGGAGGTCTTGAAAATCTAATAACTTTCTTGGGTGAGAATATTCAATACCCTGCTGATGCTCAGAAGAATTCTATACAAGGGCGTGTTATTGTGGAGTTTATAGTCAATACTGATGGTTCTGTAACTGAACCAAGAATAGTACGTGGTGTTGATTCAGCATTGGACAAAGAAGCTCTTCGCGTTATTTCACTTATGCCCAAATGGAAACCTGGTATGCAAGGAGGGGAAAAGGTACGTGTGAAATTTACTGTCCCTGTATCTTTCCGCTTAAAAGACAAAGAAAAGGTTCCAGCAAAGTAATCCTTAAGACGGTGTATCAGCTTTAGTCTTAATACGAGTTTAAAGAGGTTTCAATGTTTTGGAACCTCTTTTTTATGAATTCATCAGAATGCTTTGGATAAGTGGTACTAAATCTCTTTCAATCACTTCAGGATTTAGCCTATGTTCGCCTTCAAAGAGTACTTTGTGTGGATAGTATCTACTAAATTCTTCTTGGCAATTGACCATTTCATCGTGAGTGCCAAAAAAACCATAAGTGTGCTCTTGGTCGTATACAGTTACCTTATCAAACTGGTGTTTTTCCATTATTTCATAAGCATCACAGAGCTGAGGAGTGATATCGAAAGTCATTACTCCATCTTTTCGTGGGTTAAAGAAGGGCTGAGTTCCTAAGTTTTTACGCATCAATTGAGATACATGAAATGCTGGGTTTATTAGAATTTTAGTTTGTCCGTGCAATTGTTGAGTAAACATAGCTCCCATAGAAGTACCCACTACCAGTACGGGCTGAAGTTCTGCAACAAGGTCTGTAAGTAATTGTAAAGCTTGTTGAGGAGGTAGAGGCATATCAGGAGCTACCACTTGATATTGTGGCAGCAGAGCCTGAATATTCTGTGCTGAAGCTGTAGCCCCAGAAGAAGATAAGCCGTGTACGTATATGATTTTATTTTCCATTTCTATTCTTTTTGAATGTATAGTACAAGGTAAGGAATTATGCTCTCATTCCTTATGCAATTGTAAAATGTAACTTTTAATATTACTTCTTTCTTTATAAGGTATATAAAAATATCTTTATATTTGTACCAATAATTAACTCAAACATTAGAATGAAACGAAGTCTATTATTCAGTATTTCAGCATTAGCTCTATCGTTTTTGTTGGGAGCTTGTGGAGAAAAGAAAGAAACAAAACCATTTAAATCTGGCTTTGAAGGGATGTATGTAGGAGAATTACCTTGTGCAGATTGTCCTGGAATTCGTACAAATGCAACTTTTTTATCGGATAGTACTGTAGCCATTACTTCTCTTTATTATGACGGAGATAACACATCAGAAACAGAGTGGGGTACATGGACAGTAGAAGGGAAAATTCTAAAAGCCTTAATGCCTGATGAGATAACGCTATACTATGTTCAATTATCAGATTCTGTTATTATGATGACGGATTCTGTAGGCACTCCATCTGAGAGTCTAGCAGAATACTATCAACTCACGAAAGCTACCCCTTTAGTGTCGGATAGTTTTGCAGGTAAATATGTAATGGGAGATATCCAAGATCCTAAAAGCTATCGTCAGAACTTAATAATAACTCCTATTAATGAGAATGAAGTAAACGTTATTGTTAATAGCGAAGGAGCTGGTAAGGGTTGTGAGTTTTCGGGAAGAGGAAAGTTGGTGAACAATCAAATTGAAGTTTCTCTAAACGAGCAGCATAACAAAATGCAGTCTACTTTAGTGATTCGCCCAAACAATGAGAAAACAGGTCTATTCCTCTTTACTTCCACCTTTGATGATCGTTACGACTTGATGTACTTCTGTGGTGGAGGTGGTTCACTAGCTGGAGATTATATTAAAGTACAAGAATAAAACTGGGATATTAAGCATAAAAAAGGAGGACACGTCCTCCTTTTTCTATTTCTAGAAGTGAATGATTATTCTTCATTTTCTTTTAAAATACCTTCTTTTACACACTCTTTGAGAAGAGCTTGTGTATATTCCCAGAGTGGAGTAGCCGTATCTTTCATTATTCTTTTACTATCGAGTACCTCATCGTACTTAACATTGTATTCTTCCCAAGTTCCCCCTTGGTTGGATGCATTTTGAAGCATCGGCTCTAGTCGGTCAAGTGTTTTGGCAAAGCGTGCCTCAACACTTTTACCCTTTTCAAACTCTAGCCAGATAGAGATGAGTTCTTCAGCTTGGTCGGCAGGGAGTAATCCAAAAATGCGTTTGGCAGCCTCCATTTCCTCAGGTCTGTTATCGTGTTTCTGAGTTTTGTCGAAAAAGAAAACATCTCCTGCATCAATCTCTACTACATCGTGAATCAATACCATCTTAATCACCTTGAGAAGATCAATAGGCTCATTGGAGTGCTCAGCAAGTACCATTGCCATAATGGAGAGGTGCCAACTATGTTCGGCATCATTCTCTGCACGGTCGCTATTAAATAACCGAGTTCTTCTTAAGATGTATTTGATTTTGTCCACCTCGTGAATAAACTGTATCTGTTTATGTAGTCTGTTCAATTGTTCCATGATTCTTATTTTAAGCTTACAAAGATAGACATTTTGCCTCTATTTGGCGATGATTGCTATACTATCCTTACCCTAAAGGGCATAAAAAAAAGCCTCATTGTTGATGAGGCTTTTCTGTATAACAAAACAGAGATTCTTAGTTGAATTCAATATTTGCAACCACAGGGCAGTGGTCTGAAACAAACTGACCCTCATATTTCATAGGGAGTACTTCGTAGCTTTTTACAGTTACAGGAGCACTTACAAAGATATAGTCGATGTATTCACGCTTGTTGATGTCAAGTCTGTCGTAATCGTGAAAAGTCCAATTAGTACCTTTTACTTCTTGAGCCACTTCATGAGTACTCAATAGGTGTCTTTCTTTTTCAGGATTGATGACATTGAAGATAACGTCCGACTCTGGTTCAGCATTAAAATCGCCAGTTAGCACGATAGGAGCATCTTTAGCCAATTTATAAGCACGTTCAAGAAGAAGATTAACACCTTCACGACGAGCTTCTACGCCAACGTGGTCTAGGTGTGTGTTTATAAAGAAAACTTCTCTTAGAGTTTCTTTGTCTTTTAGTAGTACCCAACTAGCTACTCTTTCGC is part of the Bacteroides coprosuis DSM 18011 genome and harbors:
- a CDS encoding outer membrane efflux protein (COGs: COG1538 Outer membrane protein~InterPro IPR003423~KEGG: bth:BT_4695 outer membrane efflux protein precursor~PFAM: Outer membrane efflux protein~SPTR: Outer membrane efflux protein;~IMG reference gene:2504107162~PFAM: Outer membrane efflux protein), translated to MRLYKWIYIIGIVLGCSHTAFSQHIENLELSPLHYSTYLKEVGDKNLHLLAEKYNIDIAKAEIAASRVMPDPELSFEGEHDNFTVELGYTLELGKRKARIRNAKTESELVALELEAYFQELRAEATHAFLDAILQRDLLEVKKNSYNTMLNLHRSDSIRYRLGEITLNDARQSKVEAATLLNEVFEQEAAYKSALILLNKYRGKKASEMESPIGDMSQLERSYELSQLMLIALDQRIDVLVASKGIQAAQSRLRLAKAERRTDLGLMVGYSRDWHGMWPNRNSVKAGVSIPLKFSNTNKGVVRSSKLIVQQNQMIRESKEMDAQVEVSQAFFEYEAAQKQVGQYINGLLAEAEEVLKGMIYRYKRGETSILDVLIAQRTYNEVQEQYFMVMKAYASALVNLEYTCGIWDIQF
- a CDS encoding transmembrane pair domain-containing protein (COGs: COG4125 membrane protein~InterPro IPR007896~KEGG: eay:EAM_1040 membrane protein~PFAM: Transmembrane pair, bacterial~SPTR: Putative membrane protein;~IMG reference gene:2504107163~PFAM: Bacterial Transmembrane Pair family); translated protein: MRLVDHLIERSPYERIFHAVMYEVVGIITSAPIIALFSGKNLSESGIIALIVSIVATIWNYVYNYLYDKLRKQYHFRKSAAVRVIHGAGFEVGLVFISVPIISLTMGLTLWDAFKLEFAMLLYFFPYTIVYNWIYDKIKSYAIARLV
- a CDS encoding transcriptional repressor, CopY family (COGs: COG3682 transcriptional regulator protein~InterPro IPR005650~KEGG: bfr:BF0898 hypothetical protein~PFAM: Penicillinase repressor~SPTR: Putative uncharacterized protein;~IMG reference gene:2504107164~PFAM: Penicillinase repressor), with the protein product MSKIQRLTAREEEIMEVFWSHGEMFVKDILKIHPEPKPHFNTLSTIVRGLEEKGFLSHHSLGNTYQYYALISAEEYSSGCLKGVVSKYFKNSALSAVSTLVKEEDISVEDLKKLINLVEQQKK
- a CDS encoding TonB family protein (COGs: COG0810 Periplasmic protein TonB links inner and outer membranes~InterPro IPR006260:IPR008756~KEGG: pru:PRU_2128 TonB family protein~PFAM: TonB, C-terminal; Peptidase M56, BlaR1~SPTR: Putative uncharacterized protein;~TIGRFAM: TonB, C-terminal~IMG reference gene:2504107165~PFAM: BlaR1 peptidase M56; Gram-negative bacterial tonB protein~TIGRFAM: TonB family C-terminal domain) — translated: MTILTYLFQSSICLGIFYVFYKWLFSKETFYTLNRAILWSMLILSFTLPLIPWDSFFTISGMVQSSLFNEVVYSIRLDELIISAEQTTSINWLDWLVGVYLLGLTFILLRLGVGWLGLSKFIKQGKKRVQTDGTKLITHTESTQGPFSWMSYIVLSEDDLANCGEEILMHEKAHIHYMHSWDMLILNLILMVQWFNPAAWLFKRELEIVHEYQADAFVLKHGINAQKYQLLLIKKSVGDYMFNLANSFNHSHLTKRINMMLQKESSKWAKLKLISLLPLGFLLILGIGINSSCTEASALRDSSDVQADTKELPQVTPSSQKGEVFVVVEVMPEYPGGLENLITFLGENIQYPADAQKNSIQGRVIVEFIVNTDGSVTEPRIVRGVDSALDKEALRVISLMPKWKPGMQGGEKVRVKFTVPVSFRLKDKEKVPAK
- a CDS encoding protein of unknown function UPF0227 (COGs: COG3150 esterase~InterPro IPR008886~KEGG: pmz:HMPREF0659_A6248 hypothetical protein~PFAM: Uncharacterised protein family UPF0227/Esterase YqiA~SPTR: Putative uncharacterized protein;~IMG reference gene:2504107166~PFAM: Uncharacterised protein family (UPF0227)), with the translated sequence MENKIIYVHGLSSSGATASAQNIQALLPQYQVVAPDMPLPPQQALQLLTDLVAELQPVLVVGTSMGAMFTQQLHGQTKILINPAFHVSQLMRKNLGTQPFFNPRKDGVMTFDITPQLCDAYEIMEKHQFDKVTVYDQEHTYGFFGTHDEMVNCQEEFSRYYPHKVLFEGEHRLNPEVIERDLVPLIQSILMNS
- a CDS encoding hypothetical protein (KEGG: bth:BT_0817 lipoprotein, function unknown~SPTR: Predicted protein;~IMG reference gene:2504107167~PFAM: Uncharacterized lipoprotein NlpE involved in copper resistance), which translates into the protein MKRSLLFSISALALSFLLGACGEKKETKPFKSGFEGMYVGELPCADCPGIRTNATFLSDSTVAITSLYYDGDNTSETEWGTWTVEGKILKALMPDEITLYYVQLSDSVIMMTDSVGTPSESLAEYYQLTKATPLVSDSFAGKYVMGDIQDPKSYRQNLIITPINENEVNVIVNSEGAGKGCEFSGRGKLVNNQIEVSLNEQHNKMQSTLVIRPNNEKTGLFLFTSTFDDRYDLMYFCGGGGSLAGDYIKVQE
- a CDS encoding metal dependent phosphohydrolase (COGs: COG1896 hydrolase of HD superfamily~InterPro IPR006674:IPR003607~KEGG: fjo:Fjoh_4880 metal dependent phosphohydrolase~PFAM: Metal-dependent phosphohydrolase, HD subdomain~SMART: Metal-dependent phosphohydrolase, HD domain~SPTR: Metal dependent phosphohydrolase;~IMG reference gene:2504107168), giving the protein MEQLNRLHKQIQFIHEVDKIKYILRRTRLFNSDRAENDAEHSWHLSIMAMVLAEHSNEPIDLLKVIKMVLIHDVVEIDAGDVFFFDKTQKHDNRPEEMEAAKRIFGLLPADQAEELISIWLEFEKGKSVEARFAKTLDRLEPMLQNASNQGGTWEEYNVKYDEVLDSKRIMKDTATPLWEYTQALLKECVKEGILKENEE
- a CDS encoding Endonuclease/exonuclease/phosphatase (COGs: COG3568 Metal-dependent hydrolase~InterPro IPR005135~KEGG: bfr:BF1755 hypothetical protein~PFAM: Endonuclease/exonuclease/phosphatase~SPTR: Putative uncharacterized protein;~manually curated~IMG reference gene:2504107169~PFAM: Endonuclease/Exonuclease/phosphatase family) — translated: MKKYLLLLMAVSMGLLSACNSSQPKLDLKVMTFNIRLDTSDDGEYSWEHRKEQAGAMAKAQDCDLIGTQEVLNHQLEDLKAALPEYEAVGVGRADGKTEGEYSSLLYKKDRFDALDSGTFWLSETPEVAGSKGWDGACERVASWVLLKDKETLREVFFINTHLDHVGVEARREGVNLLLERAYKLAKDAPIVLTGDFNAEPESDVIFNVINPEKERHLLSTHEVAQEVKGTNWTFHDYDRLDINKREYIDYIFVSAPVTVKSYEVLPMKYEGQFVSDHCPVVANIEFN